The following proteins are co-located in the Pedobacter sp. FW305-3-2-15-E-R2A2 genome:
- a CDS encoding arginine decarboxylase: MQSYSEFLDLSVGFPQEGYSVIDDELYFQDLNLMEMIETYGTPLRFTYLPMISKKIQQAKLLFQTAIIKNNYRGDYKYCYCTKSSHFRHIVEEALKNGIHLETSSAFDMPMIEALEKKGALTKDITVICNGFKTYQYKQYIIDMLHDGYKNIIPVLDNKEEFNLFDDEVELDTPCNLGIRIAAEEQPDSQFYTSRLGVRMEDVIDFYNNKISANPNFRVKLLHFFINSGITDSPYYWNELEKYVTLYCKFKKINPELDTLDIGGGMPFKDSLVFDFDYEYMVNEIVKRIKEICAEHDVVEPDIITEFGKYTVAEASGILYKVLGRKQQNDREKWLMLDGSFITNLPDVWALNQKYILLPINNWDAEYERVNLGGITCDGQDYYNQEAHMNSVFMPKTRKVQYLGFFNTGAYQEVLSGYGGIHHCLLPSPKHVIIRRNRDETFNFEVFGEEQNSKQVLKILGYA, from the coding sequence ATGCAGAGTTACTCCGAATTTCTTGATCTAAGTGTTGGTTTTCCTCAGGAAGGTTACAGCGTTATAGACGACGAATTATATTTTCAAGATCTCAATCTGATGGAGATGATTGAAACCTATGGTACGCCATTACGTTTCACTTACCTCCCAATGATAAGTAAGAAAATCCAACAAGCCAAATTATTATTTCAAACGGCGATCATCAAGAACAATTACCGTGGGGATTATAAGTATTGTTATTGTACTAAAAGTTCGCACTTCAGGCACATTGTTGAAGAAGCCTTGAAAAATGGCATCCATTTGGAAACCTCATCTGCATTCGATATGCCCATGATTGAGGCATTAGAGAAAAAAGGTGCCCTTACCAAAGACATCACCGTAATCTGTAATGGATTTAAGACCTACCAGTACAAACAGTATATCATTGATATGTTGCATGATGGCTATAAAAACATCATCCCTGTACTGGACAACAAAGAAGAATTTAATCTTTTCGATGATGAAGTAGAACTGGATACACCTTGTAATCTGGGCATCCGTATCGCGGCAGAAGAGCAGCCGGATTCACAATTCTACACCTCCAGATTAGGGGTCCGTATGGAAGATGTGATCGATTTCTACAACAATAAGATCTCGGCCAATCCTAACTTCAGGGTAAAATTACTTCACTTCTTTATCAACTCCGGAATCACAGACTCTCCATACTACTGGAATGAGCTGGAAAAATACGTGACCTTGTATTGCAAGTTTAAAAAGATCAATCCTGAGCTGGATACTTTAGATATCGGTGGCGGTATGCCATTTAAAGACTCCCTGGTATTTGATTTCGATTACGAATACATGGTGAATGAAATCGTAAAAAGGATTAAAGAGATCTGTGCAGAGCACGATGTGGTAGAACCGGATATCATCACTGAATTTGGTAAATACACCGTTGCAGAAGCATCTGGTATCTTATATAAAGTATTGGGTCGTAAACAACAGAACGACAGAGAGAAATGGCTGATGCTGGATGGATCATTCATCACCAACCTTCCGGATGTATGGGCATTGAACCAAAAATACATCCTCCTTCCGATCAACAACTGGGATGCAGAATATGAACGGGTAAACTTAGGTGGGATCACTTGTGATGGCCAGGATTACTACAATCAGGAAGCACATATGAACAGTGTGTTCATGCCTAAAACACGTAAAGTACAATACCTCGGCTTCTTCAATACCGGAGCTTATCAGGAAGTACTGAGTGGATATGGCGGTATTCACCATTGCTTGTTGCCAAGTCCTAAACATGTGATCATTCGCAGAAACAGAGATGAAACGTTCAACTTTGAGGTATTCGGTGAAGAGCAAAACAGTAAGCAGGTATTAAAAATCCTGGGTTACGCTTAA
- a CDS encoding M57 family metalloprotease → MNTKPYFNKVCLLACILLFSSIVSSCKKKETTATPNAKDDMASSIAYFVKQGFKAENVVFKDGKFILDHDIIISAEEVATRIKNESPAGSPQTEHWRHNYIVKNPYHKNIRLYIEPSVPLEWKTAVQGATSNWNNMVSNDGSIELGMSTTDFAFASDTRVFMGYENANWIARAYLPTSNGRAGVSIEINSKYNGLISSEKLFAITHELGHTIGLNHTDQNVGIFIQATNPWQTTPPLVDPNSVMNSVVLPWTAFTTGDVQAMKILYPRIL, encoded by the coding sequence ATGAACACTAAACCCTATTTCAACAAAGTATGCCTGCTCGCTTGCATCTTACTATTCTCCTCAATTGTCTCATCCTGCAAAAAAAAGGAAACCACAGCTACACCAAATGCAAAAGATGATATGGCATCTTCAATAGCTTATTTTGTTAAACAAGGATTCAAAGCGGAAAATGTCGTTTTTAAAGACGGAAAATTTATTCTTGACCACGACATTATCATCAGCGCCGAGGAAGTTGCCACAAGAATAAAAAACGAAAGTCCTGCAGGCTCCCCACAGACAGAACATTGGAGACACAATTATATTGTCAAAAACCCTTATCACAAGAATATCAGGTTGTATATCGAACCGTCTGTACCACTTGAATGGAAAACGGCTGTTCAGGGCGCAACTTCGAATTGGAACAACATGGTCAGTAATGATGGAAGTATTGAACTCGGAATGTCTACAACAGATTTTGCTTTTGCATCAGATACCCGGGTATTTATGGGTTACGAAAATGCCAATTGGATTGCACGTGCTTATCTCCCAACATCAAATGGCAGAGCTGGGGTAAGCATTGAGATTAACAGCAAGTACAACGGCCTGATCAGTAGTGAAAAACTTTTTGCAATCACACATGAACTTGGTCATACCATCGGGTTAAACCATACTGATCAGAATGTTGGTATATTTATTCAGGCTACAAATCCATGGCAAACCACTCCCCCTCTGGTAGATCCTAATTCCGTTATGAATTCTGTTGTACTTCCATGGACTGCCTTTACTACAGGAGACGTACAGGCTATGAAAATTTTATACCCACGAATACTGTAA
- a CDS encoding bestrophin family ion channel, with protein sequence MIAVLYENFHITRISVPIAVPTILGTVISLLLAFKSNQASDRWWEARTLWGAIVNDSRTLTRQLITFIDVPFGASDERSFCERMAKRQIAWCYSLSRYLRGEDPLFQLERFISAEDLEYIKRYSNVPLALQELQVRDLRNAFKLGWINEFQQVQIDKTLTAFSNEMGGCERIKNTVFPSTYAVYIHFSLILFIMLLPFGLIEFFGIIEVRL encoded by the coding sequence TTGATTGCCGTTTTATACGAGAACTTTCACATCACCAGGATCTCTGTTCCGATTGCTGTTCCTACGATTTTAGGGACGGTGATCTCCCTGCTGCTGGCTTTTAAATCCAATCAGGCTTCCGACAGGTGGTGGGAGGCGAGGACCCTCTGGGGAGCAATCGTGAATGATTCCAGAACCTTGACAAGGCAATTGATTACTTTCATTGACGTGCCATTCGGGGCCTCAGATGAGCGGTCATTCTGTGAACGTATGGCGAAAAGACAAATCGCATGGTGTTACAGTCTTAGCCGGTATTTGAGAGGAGAAGATCCACTTTTCCAATTGGAGCGCTTTATCAGCGCGGAGGATCTGGAATACATTAAAAGGTATAGCAATGTTCCATTGGCGCTGCAGGAGTTGCAGGTGAGAGATTTACGGAACGCCTTTAAACTGGGCTGGATCAATGAATTTCAGCAAGTGCAGATCGATAAAACCTTAACTGCTTTTTCAAATGAGATGGGCGGATGTGAACGGATTAAGAATACGGTTTTCCCATCTACCTATGCCGTATACATTCATTTTTCACTGATTCTGTTTATCATGCTTTTGCCCTTTGGCCTGATTGAGTTTTTTGGAATCATTGAAGTCCGCTTGTAA
- the lysA gene encoding diaminopimelate decarboxylase yields MFSDKDIARFANLETPFYYYDLTLLQKTLSDCAAAAKVYNFHVHYAMKANFNPAVLQKIKAVGFGADCVSGGEVNKAIEIGFDKKQVVFAGVGKSDREINAALDHDIFCFNVESVQELEVINELAEKKGKLARVAIRINPNVDAHTHHNITTGLDENKFGVNSWDLPACAEMLKKSPNLEFIGIHFHIGSQITNMDVYKNLCVRVNEFAGWFEERGFIVKVLNVGGGLGIDYHNPEQQVPDFAAYFKVFQEFLEVRSNQEVHFELGRALVGQCSSLISKVLYVKNGKKKNFIILDAGMTELMRPALYQAYHKIENISKLALEDSVKYDVVGPICESTDCFGKEVELPETLRGDLIALRSTGAYGEVMASHYNLRENIVSVYDTEG; encoded by the coding sequence ATGTTTTCCGATAAAGATATAGCACGTTTCGCGAATTTAGAAACACCCTTTTATTATTATGACCTTACTTTACTGCAAAAAACGTTAAGTGATTGCGCAGCGGCCGCTAAGGTATATAATTTTCATGTGCACTATGCCATGAAAGCAAATTTCAATCCTGCTGTTTTACAAAAGATCAAGGCCGTAGGTTTTGGTGCTGACTGTGTAAGCGGGGGCGAGGTGAATAAGGCCATCGAGATTGGCTTTGATAAAAAACAGGTTGTTTTTGCGGGAGTGGGTAAGTCCGACCGGGAGATCAATGCTGCACTGGACCATGATATTTTCTGCTTTAACGTAGAATCTGTTCAGGAGCTGGAAGTGATCAATGAACTGGCGGAAAAGAAAGGAAAGCTGGCGAGAGTGGCCATCCGTATCAATCCAAATGTAGATGCGCATACGCACCATAACATCACGACCGGATTGGATGAGAACAAATTCGGGGTTAATTCCTGGGACCTGCCTGCCTGTGCAGAGATGTTAAAGAAAAGTCCGAACCTGGAATTTATAGGGATTCACTTCCATATCGGATCGCAGATCACGAACATGGATGTCTATAAAAATTTATGTGTACGTGTGAATGAATTTGCCGGATGGTTCGAAGAACGTGGTTTCATCGTAAAAGTATTAAATGTTGGCGGTGGTTTAGGGATTGATTACCATAACCCGGAACAGCAGGTGCCGGACTTTGCTGCTTATTTTAAAGTGTTCCAGGAGTTTCTGGAAGTAAGGTCTAACCAGGAGGTTCATTTTGAACTGGGCAGGGCTTTAGTTGGACAATGTTCTTCACTGATCAGCAAGGTGCTTTATGTAAAAAACGGAAAGAAAAAGAACTTTATCATTCTGGATGCCGGAATGACGGAATTAATGAGGCCGGCTTTATATCAGGCTTACCATAAAATTGAAAACATTTCTAAGCTTGCTTTGGAAGATTCGGTAAAATATGATGTGGTTGGCCCGATTTGCGAAAGCACAGATTGCTTTGGCAAAGAGGTCGAATTGCCAGAAACCTTACGTGGAGACCTGATTGCTTTGCGCAGTACAGGTGCTTATGGAGAGGTCATGGCTTCGCATTATAATTTAAGAGAGAACATCGTTTCTGTATACGATACGGAAGGATAA
- a CDS encoding Hsp20/alpha crystallin family protein, with translation MTLVKFNNRTRNTAPYFNNVFDSLFSEALNKNLTVNKVPGVNILETEADYKIELAAPGLTKEDFQINLKKDTLSVWAEKKVSETDEKKDYTRKEFDYFSFARSFVLPESVDAEKIAAEYINGILNITIGKKDETKSATKEIKVS, from the coding sequence ATGACACTAGTAAAATTTAACAACAGAACCAGAAACACTGCACCTTACTTTAACAACGTATTTGACTCTTTGTTTAGTGAGGCATTAAATAAAAATTTAACTGTAAACAAAGTTCCGGGAGTAAACATTCTGGAGACTGAAGCAGATTACAAAATTGAATTGGCTGCCCCTGGTTTGACAAAAGAAGATTTTCAGATCAACTTAAAGAAAGACACTTTATCGGTATGGGCAGAGAAAAAAGTAAGCGAAACTGATGAGAAAAAAGACTATACCCGCAAGGAATTTGATTATTTCTCTTTCGCAAGATCATTCGTGTTGCCTGAGAGTGTAGATGCAGAAAAAATCGCTGCGGAATACATCAACGGGATTTTAAACATCACGATTGGTAAAAAAGATGAAACTAAGTCGGCTACTAAAGAGATTAAAGTTTCTTAA
- a CDS encoding SRPBCC domain-containing protein, which yields MKTFKKYYSLPAPPEEVYWAMTKAQSIQLWTGAEAEFTEEVNTEFSFWDGDIVGKNLELEYGKKIVQQWYFGEENEPSIVTIKLHEDKKGTSLEFVQTNIPDEDYDEFTAGLTEYYFGGLIDFFEE from the coding sequence ATGAAAACATTTAAAAAATATTATTCCCTCCCTGCTCCTCCTGAAGAGGTGTATTGGGCGATGACAAAGGCGCAAAGCATCCAGCTGTGGACAGGTGCAGAAGCGGAATTTACAGAAGAAGTAAACACAGAATTCTCTTTTTGGGATGGCGATATCGTAGGTAAAAACCTGGAATTGGAATACGGCAAAAAGATCGTTCAGCAATGGTATTTCGGAGAAGAAAATGAACCTTCTATCGTGACCATTAAACTGCATGAAGACAAAAAAGGAACTTCGCTGGAATTCGTGCAAACGAATATCCCTGACGAAGATTACGACGAATTCACCGCAGGATTAACCGAATACTATTTCGGTGGTCTGATCGACTTTTTCGAAGAATAA
- a CDS encoding FAD-linked oxidase C-terminal domain-containing protein produces MEYTKITSELLELIKTAVGAESVFTDEDSLNTYCHDETEDLKYYPEVVVKPKDTASVAALLKLCNAHHVPVTPRGGGTGLSGGALPVFGGVLLSMEKFKKIIDIDTENLQAVVEPGVITQEFMDAVAEKGLLYPIDPSSKGSCFIGGNVAHGSGGPRVVKYGTIREYILNLEVVLPTGEVIWTGANTLKYASGYNLTQLMIGSEGTLGVVTKIVAKLIPKVQHSVLMMASFSENEQACGAVSAIFRAGVIPSALEFMERRGVEWVIEYDDIKFDLKDGVNAFLLIEFDGDDMDAIFKDCERVNVVLEEFGCTDVLFADTAMQKDELWKIRRTMPESVKSNSIYKEEDTVVPRAALPKLIKGIKEIGGRYGFESVCYGHAGDGNLHVNIIKAGMSDEDWKNKLKEGIVEVFELTSALGGTISGEHGIGLVQKDFMPIKYSEIHLNLMRSIKTVFDPAGILNPGKIF; encoded by the coding sequence ATGGAATACACTAAAATAACTTCAGAATTGCTGGAGCTGATCAAAACAGCTGTTGGTGCAGAAAGTGTTTTTACGGATGAAGATTCTTTAAACACTTATTGTCATGACGAAACTGAAGATTTGAAATATTACCCTGAAGTAGTGGTTAAACCTAAAGATACTGCTTCAGTGGCTGCCTTATTAAAATTATGTAATGCACATCATGTTCCTGTGACGCCCCGTGGTGGTGGAACGGGTTTGAGTGGGGGCGCATTGCCGGTCTTCGGTGGCGTATTGCTGTCTATGGAGAAGTTTAAAAAAATCATTGACATCGATACAGAAAACCTGCAGGCGGTAGTGGAGCCGGGTGTGATCACCCAGGAATTTATGGATGCCGTTGCTGAAAAGGGATTGCTTTATCCCATTGATCCTTCGAGTAAAGGCTCCTGCTTTATCGGCGGAAATGTAGCGCATGGTTCCGGTGGGCCAAGGGTGGTGAAGTACGGAACGATCAGGGAATACATCCTGAATCTGGAAGTGGTTCTCCCTACCGGAGAGGTAATCTGGACCGGTGCAAATACCCTGAAATATGCTTCGGGTTACAACCTGACACAGTTGATGATCGGTTCTGAAGGTACCCTGGGTGTGGTTACGAAGATTGTGGCCAAGCTGATTCCAAAGGTTCAGCACAGTGTACTCATGATGGCTTCTTTTTCTGAAAATGAACAGGCTTGTGGTGCGGTATCGGCCATCTTTAGGGCAGGGGTGATTCCTTCTGCGCTGGAATTTATGGAAAGAAGGGGAGTGGAATGGGTAATTGAATATGACGACATCAAATTTGACCTTAAAGATGGGGTCAATGCTTTTCTTTTGATCGAATTTGACGGCGATGATATGGATGCCATTTTTAAAGACTGTGAGCGTGTGAATGTCGTACTGGAGGAGTTTGGTTGTACGGATGTGCTTTTTGCAGATACTGCGATGCAAAAGGACGAACTGTGGAAGATCAGGCGCACGATGCCGGAGTCGGTGAAGTCTAACTCTATCTATAAAGAAGAAGATACCGTGGTGCCAAGAGCGGCGTTGCCGAAATTGATTAAAGGAATTAAGGAGATCGGTGGCAGATATGGCTTCGAGAGTGTGTGTTACGGGCACGCAGGGGATGGAAACCTCCACGTGAACATCATTAAAGCAGGGATGAGCGACGAAGATTGGAAAAACAAATTGAAAGAGGGGATTGTCGAGGTATTTGAACTGACCAGTGCATTGGGAGGAACCATTTCCGGAGAGCATGGAATTGGCCTGGTGCAAAAGGATTTTATGCCGATAAAATACAGTGAAATCCACCTGAACCTGATGCGCAGCATTAAAACGGTCTTTGACCCTGCGGGTATACTGAATCCGGGGAAGATCTTTTAA
- a CDS encoding thioesterase family protein → MNFKTLWRTKPKQQDKKADIINHLDSFKYKTEIETRFADFDMFGHVNNAVYFTYLEVARSKYWNVAIKWDWKKTGVVIAQASLDYILPILVDDKISMYVRTSRIGNSSFDLEYLLVKHEHGKEVACSKGKTVCVAFDYHTKAACPIPENEKARMISFEQLENK, encoded by the coding sequence ATGAATTTCAAGACATTATGGCGCACAAAACCAAAACAACAAGACAAAAAGGCAGACATCATCAACCATTTAGACAGTTTTAAGTATAAAACAGAGATTGAAACCCGGTTTGCAGATTTTGATATGTTCGGCCATGTGAACAATGCGGTCTACTTTACTTATCTTGAAGTTGCGAGGTCTAAATACTGGAACGTGGCCATTAAATGGGATTGGAAAAAGACAGGGGTTGTCATTGCCCAGGCGAGTCTGGATTACATCCTCCCAATATTGGTCGACGATAAAATCAGCATGTATGTAAGAACTTCAAGAATAGGAAACAGCAGCTTCGATCTGGAATACCTGTTGGTCAAACACGAACATGGAAAAGAAGTGGCCTGCAGTAAAGGAAAAACCGTTTGTGTTGCCTTCGATTATCATACAAAAGCGGCATGCCCTATCCCGGAAAACGAAAAGGCGAGAATGATCTCTTTTGAACAATTGGAAAATAAATAG
- a CDS encoding acyl-CoA dehydrogenase family protein — translation MNKSAKKDLYEAPDYYLLDELLTEEHKLIRSAARDWVKKEVSPIIEDYAQRAEFPKHLIKGLGEIGAFGPTIPVEYGGAGLDYIAYGILMQEIERGDSGIRSTASVQGSLVMYPIYAYGTEEQRKKYLPKLATGELMGCFGLTEPDHGSNPGGMVTNIKDKGDHYLLNGAKMWISNAPFADIAVVWAKDESGKIRGLVVERGMEGFSTPETHNKWSLRASATGELVFDNVKVPKENLFPEISGLKGPLGCLNQARYGIAWGALGAAMDCYDTALRYSKERVQFGKPIGGFQLQQKKLAEMVTEITKAQLLVWRLGVLKSENRATAEQISMAKRNSVEIALDIARNARQMLGGMGITGEYSIMRHMMNLESVVTYEGTHDIHLLITGMDVTGINAFK, via the coding sequence ATGAATAAATCTGCCAAAAAAGACCTTTACGAAGCTCCTGATTATTATTTACTCGACGAATTACTTACGGAAGAACACAAGCTGATCCGCTCTGCGGCCAGAGACTGGGTGAAGAAAGAAGTGAGCCCGATCATTGAAGACTATGCACAAAGGGCAGAATTCCCTAAACACCTGATCAAAGGGCTGGGAGAAATTGGTGCTTTTGGACCGACCATCCCTGTAGAATATGGTGGCGCCGGACTGGATTACATTGCCTACGGAATCCTGATGCAGGAAATCGAACGCGGTGATTCCGGAATCAGGTCGACCGCTTCCGTTCAGGGCTCCTTGGTCATGTACCCGATCTACGCTTATGGTACAGAAGAACAACGCAAAAAATACCTTCCAAAATTAGCTACAGGTGAACTGATGGGCTGTTTCGGACTCACCGAACCGGATCATGGATCGAACCCTGGTGGAATGGTAACCAATATAAAAGACAAAGGCGACCATTACCTGTTGAATGGCGCAAAGATGTGGATCTCCAACGCTCCTTTTGCAGATATCGCTGTGGTATGGGCAAAAGATGAATCCGGCAAAATCAGAGGATTAGTCGTAGAAAGAGGAATGGAAGGCTTCAGCACTCCGGAAACACATAACAAATGGAGCTTAAGGGCTTCCGCTACCGGCGAGCTGGTATTTGACAATGTGAAAGTTCCCAAAGAAAACCTTTTCCCGGAAATCAGTGGATTAAAGGGACCATTGGGTTGCTTAAACCAGGCACGCTATGGCATTGCCTGGGGCGCATTGGGTGCTGCAATGGACTGCTATGATACCGCATTGCGTTATTCCAAAGAACGCGTACAATTCGGTAAACCTATCGGCGGATTCCAGTTGCAGCAAAAGAAATTAGCCGAAATGGTGACTGAAATTACAAAAGCACAATTGCTGGTATGGCGTTTAGGTGTCTTGAAAAGTGAAAACAGAGCCACTGCAGAACAAATCTCTATGGCCAAGAGAAACAGTGTAGAAATCGCATTGGATATCGCCCGTAATGCCCGACAAATGTTAGGTGGAATGGGAATCACCGGAGAATACTCGATCATGAGACACATGATGAACTTAGAATCTGTAGTGACCTATGAAGGAACACATGACATTCACTTATTGATCACCGGAATGGATGTGACTGGAATAAACGCATTCAAATAA
- a CDS encoding dihydroneopterin aldolase has protein sequence MSSANSYIQTVALRDVKCFALHGWYPEEHLTGIYFLVDVVVTFVHTGDTENLNHTVNYEVINTIILEEMQNTQKMLETVVKRILDRVIAHYPFVLTAQAGIRKMNPPMPGEVGHSFVQLSYTAPEKQA, from the coding sequence ATGAGTTCAGCAAATAGCTATATACAGACCGTTGCGTTAAGAGATGTAAAGTGTTTCGCCCTTCACGGCTGGTACCCGGAAGAGCATTTAACCGGGATTTACTTTTTGGTAGATGTGGTGGTCACTTTTGTCCATACCGGAGATACGGAAAACCTGAACCATACGGTGAATTATGAAGTGATCAATACCATCATTCTGGAGGAAATGCAAAACACGCAGAAGATGCTGGAAACGGTGGTGAAGCGGATTCTGGACCGTGTGATTGCCCATTATCCTTTTGTGTTGACTGCCCAGGCAGGGATTCGAAAAATGAACCCGCCAATGCCGGGGGAAGTTGGCCATTCTTTCGTTCAGCTGAGCTATACTGCTCCTGAAAAGCAAGCTTAA
- a CDS encoding HAD-IIA family hydrolase — MKHGLLIDMDGVIYSGETLIEGADKFIANLLKNDIPFTFMTNNSQRTRLDVVRKLKLLGIEVTEKHVYTSAMATGKFLGDQGENGTAYVLGEGGLITSLHENGINLVNTDPEFVVLGEGRNFTLEMVQRAVDMILAGAKFITTNQDPSPKKPGWNNLGIAATTAMIEEATGRKAFVIGKPSPVMMRSARKYLGLETAETTVIGDTMETDIQGGVQMGYKTILVLSGIAKKESLSEYAFKPDLIVGSVDQLEFPLKWW; from the coding sequence ATGAAACACGGACTTCTAATTGACATGGATGGTGTCATTTACAGCGGTGAAACTTTAATCGAGGGCGCAGATAAGTTTATTGCCAATCTGCTTAAAAACGACATACCCTTTACCTTTATGACCAATAATAGTCAACGTACCCGGCTTGATGTGGTTCGTAAGCTAAAACTTTTGGGCATTGAGGTGACTGAAAAACATGTTTACACCAGTGCTATGGCCACCGGTAAATTCCTGGGTGATCAGGGCGAAAACGGAACGGCTTATGTATTAGGCGAGGGGGGACTGATTACCAGTTTACATGAAAACGGCATTAACCTGGTGAATACTGATCCTGAGTTTGTGGTATTGGGTGAGGGCCGGAATTTTACTTTGGAAATGGTACAACGCGCGGTAGATATGATTCTGGCAGGCGCAAAATTCATCACGACCAATCAGGATCCATCTCCTAAAAAACCAGGATGGAACAACCTCGGTATCGCAGCAACTACGGCAATGATCGAAGAGGCAACCGGCAGGAAAGCTTTTGTAATTGGAAAGCCGAGTCCTGTAATGATGCGTTCGGCCAGAAAGTATCTGGGACTGGAAACTGCAGAGACGACTGTAATAGGGGATACCATGGAGACCGATATACAGGGAGGAGTACAAATGGGTTACAAAACGATATTGGTTTTATCCGGAATTGCAAAAAAAGAAAGTTTAAGTGAGTACGCTTTTAAACCGGATTTAATTGTCGGTTCGGTAGATCAGCTTGAATTCCCTTTGAAATGGTGGTAA